TGGGACGCTGCAAATTGTTCCTGAAAATACCGATACTGTTGACTTGAGAGTAGACTTAACCGAAGCAGATTTCTGGCAACTTCTGTTCGGTGAGATAGGATGGGAGCAGATAAACTCCGGGGCTTCGGTTTCCCCTGAAATTTCGGCGTTTTTAGGCACGTTGTTTCCTAAGCGCGATGTCATCTTCTGGTCCCCGGATCGGTATTAAGGGAGTGGGAGGGTATCATCAGAATGAGCTCGGAATCTCAGAAACAGGGCACTCAGACCAGTGCATTCGGAACCTCCGGCAGAATTAATCACGATGCGAGCGCGTTTTATGGAAGCAAACTCTACGCCGATCAGGAACTCCCAGAACCGGATTCATGGATTGAAAACCCGATCCCTGCCGAAAGTCTTGATCGACTCCATTGTACATCCAGCACGGATATGTCCGCAATTCCTGATAATAGCGTTCATTTGATGGTTACGTCTCCGCCGTATAATGCGAAAAAGGAGTATGACGAGGACTTGTCGCTCGCGGAATACAGAGAGCTTCTCTATACTGTTTTGGCTGAGACGTATAAAAAATTGGTTACCGGCGGTAGAGCGTGCATTAATATCGCGAACTTGGGACGGAAACCCTATATCCCGTTGCATAGTTACATCATAGAGGACATGCTATCAATAGGTTACTACATGCGGGGTGAGATTATCTGGGACAAGGCTTCAAGTG
This window of the Candidatus Poribacteria bacterium genome carries:
- a CDS encoding site-specific DNA-methyltransferase; amino-acid sequence: MSSESQKQGTQTSAFGTSGRINHDASAFYGSKLYADQELPEPDSWIENPIPAESLDRLHCTSSTDMSAIPDNSVHLMVTSPPYNAKKEYDEDLSLAEYRELLYTVLAETYKKLVTGGRACINIANLGRKPYIPLHSYIIEDMLSIGYYMRGEIIWDKASSAGSSTAWGSWQSAANPVLRDVHEYILVFSKGSFSRKRNGRENSIRKEDFLEWTKSVWTFPSVSAKRIGHPAPFPEELPHRLIQLYTFVGDVVLDPFCGSGTTCLSALKSGRHYIGYDVERKYVELAKDRIRQYADQTRLSF